The Buteo buteo chromosome 1, bButBut1.hap1.1, whole genome shotgun sequence sequence AATCAAAGTAAACGGGTGTGTTTTAAATAATCATAAAAGGATGTGCCTGAAGGCAGATTGAGTCCCTCTAAAACAACATTTATGTCTTCTTAGGGGCAAAACCAGCCAGCCAGTCAGAAGTAAGATCCAGCTAGACTAGGAGCCTTTCTCTACTTCTAGCTGTGGCTTCCTGACCCAGAGCTGCATGGTGAAACCTTTGGAGACAGCAGTGTTAACTCCCACTGTGACAACAGAGCGGGTTGACATTTACTGCAAGTTTGTGAGAAACAGAGCTCCTTTGTGAATAATTCTTTTAGTCCCTCTTGATGGTTTTTACTGTAATACGAGTTAGCTGTTTGGGCACTCGGAGCTTAGGGCAAACatcttatttattatttaaatgtaaatacagCAAGATCAACTTCAGTTCTAGTTAACTTCAAAACAATCCACTGCTAAGTGGACAGTTACATAAGTCCTAATATTATGATTTTTATGATCacacttttctatttttaaaaacatttctctctcccctgttGCTGAGCAAAAATATCCTGCCTGCACAAAGGAAAGCAGCCTAAACACAAGCTCCCAATTCAGCAAGATAAATGAAATCTCCCTGTTTTAGTCCATGCAAATGTTCACTTGCTTTTGGGGAGGCAGCATCCTGGACCGGAGAAAACCAGACAGAGCGGGACATcaaggtattttttcctttagaatcCTTAAGTTATGACAGCATCTAGATGCGAGTTCTAACAGCAGATCAAACACATTTTGGAAGTTACGTAACTGGAAATTTGCTGCAGAAACATGCTCCAAGATGACATGAGGAGGACTTGATAGTGAATTAATATctatagtgaaaaaaaaaaagctcacagCAATGTACTCCTCCTAATTCTCCTGGACGCAACACACCCAGAACTGTGTCCGTGCAGACGTTTTCTCTAGTTTGTCATGATCCATCCGTTTACATAAACACATGACaactgctgctggcagcaggatggcaAGAGCTGATCCTGCAGTAACAAAGTGGACATTAACATATACGTACCTGGTTCCTGCGCTGACCACATAGAAAGGATCTCTCACCATGGGGCCAAACTCACTGCCTTCCCTTCTCAGCAGGTCCTGGAGTACAAAGACAGTATTAGCAGCGagtggaaagcaaaacagaataaCAAAACACTGATGCTTCCTAGCAAGAAGAGACCATAGCATGTGCCATATACAGATGGGAGGAAAACTCTAGTGTGGCGTACTGCTCCCCAGTACCCTACTCCTGCTTAGAGGACTTGTCTGCCTTTTTCTGGATGGATTGTGGGCCGACAGGCAGACTTATTCAGAGCAATGGTTTTTTAAAACCTCTCAGCAAGTCCTTGCCTCTTCTAAAAACATGCTAAAGGGTATCAGTGGGACCTGGGTGTTCACCTCTGTTTTACATGCAAGCAAGAAGCTGGGACATCACTGAAGCAGCCTTAACCGGGGAACCTAAACAGTGAACAATCTGTGCCCAAACTCAGTGCCAAAACAGGATGGAGACGCTGCAGAGATGTTGAATGTCACCAAGGTTGGAAACTCCAGCAACAGGCAGAGGTGCTGAAAAACATCGCTAAGTTTGGCACTTGATTCTTTTGAAAACCAAAGCGCAGGAACTACCGTCTTTAGGCATTAATGTCATCTAAAACCAGATAAGTTTTGCAGCTGAAATACCTTTGTAAATCTGACTCTCTCTGCCCTAGAGCTCCCACCATAGAACACCAGCCTGTTATGAGACATGAAAGCAAATGCTCAGCCTGCTTTTGAAGAGGTTGGTATTTTCTCCTGTACGATCTTTCCAGCAGAGAGCATTTCAGTGCCCCCTTACTCCACACTCTTAGTAATCTGCTTTTTTGGTCAGTGTTGTTGCAGAGGGACGATAAGTGCAGATCTTGATTTAGGAGTCTGGGAGCTGGGAAATATGCAGGCTGAGACAGAccaaaaaagcagagaggaaggaaggctGAGAATGCGTTCTGAAGACTGAGAGCTAATAATTCCACATGGCTATCAATTTCTTTATATCTTTAAACAAATTCCTACAGTGACATTGCAATGTGATTTATATGCAGCCCGAAGGGAACATTAGACACTGTACACAAGGCCCTGAAAAACATACAGTGAGGCAGAGAAGTCTGCTGCTAAACTGGTAATAAACATTTCCcacaaaaaatctgaaaaggccaaaaaaataaataattaaaaaaaatcaccctgtTGCTTTGGCTTTGTCCCCCACTTTTGTAGCTCTGGTTTTGTATTGGAGACAGATCAGAAACAAACCTAATTAAGTGAGCACTTAAACATATACTTCCCTTTCAAACAGACACTTACGGATTGGTGTCTATGTTGGAAGTCAAACATGCTTTCTTCAATTAGGCTTTAAGAACAGGATCTTCACAAGTGCCTTGCTGCCTATGGGACTAAATCCTCATTCCAGAACTGGATAAAGCTAAATCACTCTGGGTAACAGCAGTAAGGGCTCTCCCCTCTTCTATATTTGAACTAAGACATTGTAAGCAGGTCTGCAGTGCTGTTCATTGTCTTCCTCGAGTCAGCTTCCAGCAGGCAGAAACTCTGGTTTGCCTGCTGAATGTATGCAAGATTAAAAATGAGCCAACAAGGGGGAAATAAAGATCTCAAGAACTGCCCTGTATGTCCCCTGCCCGAGAGAGTGGGCTGGGTAAAAATGAACTAGGGCTGCTCGTTGTCCAACCTGTCATTGAAAAGTGCAttttagtgatttttctctttctggctgCCTGTTTTTGATGCCGCTCTGACTGTTCCGGGAAACAGAGAAAGAGTCGCAGCTTGGCCTTTACCCTAACTCTTTCTTAAGGACTGTCCTCTTACTGAATGCAAGACTTCATGATCAGCAAGTGTGACAAAATTGCACAGATGAGCGTGATGCCTGGCTGGTGTGGAAAAATACCGATGATGGGATGAGACAGCGGTGGTTATGGAAATGCGTTCTGGTCACTTGATATTcacaagctgctttttttaattctctctatttaaaaacatagcGTGGGATCTGAGGTCTGTCGAGGGAGGACATTTAGAATGAAGCACATGACGAGTTTGGGAGGacagctccttcccctgcaccccagTTTGGCCTGTTTCCAAGACGCTGCCCAGAGTCTCCTTTACGTTACCTGACCCAGTACCACTTTGTTACAGCTAGATAATCTGTTCTGGGCCAGTGGCAAGTGCAAGAGTCGAAGCAGATGTCCTGGATCTCAGCTGCCCTGTAAATACGTGAGACTGCCCAAACACTGAACCTATTTGGAGCAAGGAGCCTGTCCACACATTTTGGTtgtttcctccctctccctgtgATGAATGGAGCCTGGCATGGAAACGGGGATTGGGCAGCAGACCCGTCACTGTTGTAAACCCGTGCGGCTCTACCAGTTGCAGTTACCTAAATAGGTCTGAACAGATGTCAGCCAGCTGAAGAGCTGGCCTGGGCAGTTGTTCTTTAAGTAGTTAGCCTGTTTCTACTATTTACCATCATCAGAGTCAGTCAAATTCCCTATTTGTGACATCAGTGCAATGTTCCCAACCGCCAAGCAGGGGACATGGAAAGAGTGGCCAGGGTCTCCACTAAGTTTTCTCTGCAATGTTTCCCTCCAGGGCTTGGAGGCAAAACATAATGGTTACTTGGCAGTTCGTCCGCTGAACATTTCCCAGCACTGTCAGGCACAGTGGGAGCCAGAGCAATTTCAAGCAGCCTTTAGTCTTCTCTACTTTGCACCAGGAAAGCGGACtaaggcagaaagcagcaacagCATATCACCACCTTAATGGTACACCCCACCAGAAAGGTACTCGGTGCTCCTCCAGTGATGCTGACAGGTAAGATCAGGACACCTCAGATGGGATGTCCAGAGCAGCAAGAACACACGCACACTACCAGCATATGCACTGAAATCCCAGCATCAATGAAATCCCTGAAATAGCCCCGACAGTAAGAAAGCTGAACAGAAGCAGTACCCCACCAGCAAGCATTTAAAACAGCATCCTGGTAATTGAAACGCAATAAACTGTCTCCATCTCAATCTGCACTTAACCTCTCTCTAACCAATGGAGTAATTGCCATGACTGAACATCAGCCTGCCCTCCAACATCCCCCCTCATTCCCTGGTTCAgagagccctgcctgcctgcacacaTGATCCAGTTTGCACATACCTGGTGTTTCTTATCCGCCGTGGGAGACGATCTGGAACGTACGTGCACAGGGACTGTCTGATTGTCGTACCTATCGAGCAAGTCTTCCACAGACACCGATTTCCCAGATTTCCTGGTGGTGGAGTGTGTTTCAAAGACCTGCTCCTGCTTCCTGTAGTGAGGCTGGCCCTGCATGCCCAGAGGGTCTGTCTGCGTGCCTTTGGTGAGCTCCGTTTTGGCTCTGTAGTCCCGGCACCTCTCTGTTTTCGGTTGGCTTGTGACCAAGCTGTCTTGGTGCCCTGTCTTCTTCTCATCTCCGCTCATATCGAAGCAGCCCATCAGGCCAGGAGGAAGCGTGGAAGATATCCGCCCCGTCCTGGATATCCGCTCTATGGACTCTCTCCGTCGGTAAAGGTTCTGGTCCTGGAGGGAATTCatgctggaggcagaggaaaggCTCTGGCTGTCTGGGCCACCTGCCTGTAGGTAGGAGCTGTGGGAGCGCTCCCTCAGCAGTCCGACATCTTGTGAGGATGGCCGTCTCCCTGTTTTGCGCTCGATGTAGTCGGCGAGGGCGTTCTGCTGGAGTTGCTTGAGCTCCGGCTTGGAGAGGCTGGCTGTGGAAGAAGCTTTGCCATCCCTTTCGAAGATCTTACGCCGGTCAGCCACCGTATTCTCTGGGAAGACAAAATGGATGCTCCTCTTCTGGAAGGAGAAAGGTGATGGCTCCCCATCAGAGATGCCCACCTCGTTCATCTTCTCCGGCTCCGAGTAAGACCGcttcttctgctctgctgtcaGCCGCTTTCGACCCCCGATGCGCAAGATGTGCTGTGTCTTGGTGTAGTCCAGGGTGGAGAGGCTGCCTTCCGTCGGTGTGATACTGTGCCTCTCCTTCGGGGTATGGGGAGACGCCGCCGTGCTCCTCATGCCCACGTGGGCCGAGGCAGGCCTCTGGGTCGTCCTCTTGGGTGCGCTCCCAAACGGGGGGCTGATGCGACGGAAGGAAGTAGCCCTCAACACCCTGGACTGAGCATCTTTAATGCTGTTCCTGTAGGCCCTGTTAAATGGTGTGTCCAGCTGTGACCCGTGGGCATCCTGGACGTTATCCTTCCAGAGGATCTCCTTCTCAGGCTCACCTCCCAGCTGGAATGTGCTTTTACTCCTCGGTAGCTGAGCCGCCCTTATTTGCACCTCATTTTCAGGACACAGGCTGTAGTATTCGCTGGGTCTTGCCTGCTTCACCGAAGCCGCCATCTGCAACTCTATGGGGCGCCAGTCAGCCTCTTCCAGCTTCCCGTTCCTGACGGAGGGGCTGGAGACCCTGCCTGGCTCACTGGGCAGCTGGCCAGGCTCCCGGAGCTTGCTCCGCATGTCCTCCAGGCTGTGCAGAGAGCACCTCGTGCTGGAGGCCTGGCTCGTCCTGCTTGGCCCGTAGTGCTGGCCGAAGCTGGGAACGCCAGCGCTCTGGGGCCAGTGAGTGCTTTGCTCTCGCTGTTCAAACTTGCTGACCTTCTCCAGCACCGAGCAGCGGGGCTTGCCAGCATCTGGTTTGCCATAGGGAAAGCTTTGGGTGCTGCTAGAGCTGAGCCGGCTCCTCCCAAAATCAGAGGTCTTTGGGTGCTGCGGAGAAGGGGGCTCTTCGCACTCTGGCTCGGCAGCATGGAACGGACTCACGCTcgtgccctcctcctcctgcctcgcAAAGGCCTGTGGGTCCATGTCACTCCACTGTTTCTGCCCCTGTCCCCTGTGATCCTTCTCCTCTTTATTGCTGCTGTTCAAGAAGGACAGTTTGGTGTTGGAATAACCCTCGCCTGGTTGCATCTCTTTTACTTCGGAGCTGCTTTGTCTCCTGGAGCTCTCTGGGATGTTCTGCAAGGAAGAGAAGCCATACTGCTTGGCCCTGCTGTGACCCCACTGGTGGTGAGCAGCAGCGTCTCTCTCATTTATCTGTGCGTTGCCATTTTTGTCCTCCTGGGATTCAGCTGTCCAGTCCTCTTTGGGCTGGTAATGGGTTTTTCTCTCACTAGCATCCCTCAGATGGGGCTGTGGAGCATGAAGACTGTGTTTGGAGGCCTGCGCAGTACCTGCAGTCTCTCGGTTGCTGTGTGCTACCTTGTAGAGAGGTAACAACTCCTCCTTTCTCGACGTGGTCAGGCAGACTTCGGGGCCTGCCGCGCTAGGAGGTTTCTGCTGGAGAAGTTTTGCTGCAGCATCGTGCTTTCTCTCAGCTGCTGGGGGCTGGTAGAAGATGGTTGATCGGTTTGTAGTGCTTTGGCTTCCATTCTCATCAAagcccagggtgctgctggctACGGCCTTGTCATAAGAGACTGGAAGAGGCGGTGAGTACCCGCTTTCTTTGGCCAGAGCTGGATAAAGCATCCCGTTATTGCTTGCAGAAGGCTGGGGCACCTGGGCATAGTGCGGCTCTGGGGAAGGTACTGGGTAGACACCAGTAGGCAGCAGGGGCTGCCCCggctgggctggctgggaaTAGCTCTGCTTGGGCTTCATGGTGGGGCTGCTCTCTGGGCTCTTCTCCACCACAGTGTGCAGATGCCCTTCTCCGAAGGGGGTTTTCAGCAGCGGACCCTGGGATAGAGTGCTGACAAGCGGAGGCCAGGCCCCTTTCGCCTGGGTTCGACCAGGCTTGTTCAGATCAAGGCCAGTGCATGAGCTGGGCCTCTCGTGATGCCTAATGGCTGCGTAGCTGTCGCTGCGAGTGGGAGGCAAGGGAGGTCCCTTGGGGGGCTGGCTCTTGCTGTCCGAGGAGCACTGGCCTGGCTGCGCCCAGGAGGGGGCTGCGTTGTGCCGGCTGAAGCCGTGGAGCCTGCTGTGGCTGCGACCATCCAGTGAAGCCCGGGCCTCACAACTTGGAAGCAAGGCAGAGGACTGCACCTCATACTCCTCAGAGATCCCTCGCTGGGCGTCGTAGACTGTCTTGACATACCTGATGTCAGCTTGCCTCATGCCCTCCTGCAGGCCACCTCGGGACTGCATGCTGTCTGTAGAGCAGGAGTGCTCCTTGCTGAATGGAGGAGCGGGATACTCGGGGATGCTAGAGTTGGTGGAGAAGGAGCTGTAGGCAGAGTCTCTCTTGCTGTGGAAGTGGGAGAGCTGGTCGATGCTGTTGGTGGATTTGGCCGGGGACAGGTGGCAAGGGTGATAGCCAGGGGAGGAGTGGTCCAAGCTCTCCATGCTGCCCCGGGAACTGTACTGATCAGGACTTCTCCTCAGATAGCCATGCTCATAGCCAGAGAGATCGCTGGTtgaggagctggggaagagcGAGAGAAGAGTAAAAACCCACTGTCAGCAGAGGAGAGGCACAACAACTTATAAGTGAGCTCAGAAGCAAGATGTTTAGTTTTGAGAAGTGCAGATGAAAACCCATATTTGGGCCTTACTCCATCCCATCTGCAGTCATCCCAGTTCACAAAGAGGAACTGCTTGACATTGCAACACATGGCTCTTATTTACCACAGAAGGGTGGGAAGGaaacacagacagaaagacagTGCATCTCTGGAGCCAGGGAGGATCAACCCCACCCATCAAACCTATCCTAAGCACTTGGAAAGCTGAATGAGCGCTGACGccactgaggaggaggagaggagcacaAGAGGCGTTCTGGGGGGAATctaatctctttctttttttcccatttcatttctttttatggaGATGAAGACTATGCCCTGGCAGGCTTCCTGGAAATTCAGCTGTCCTAAGGATAGTTTGTTTGCTGCGAGAAAACTAAACTgacaagacagagaaaagatgCACGTGTTTGTGCGTGGAGGCAAGCGGGAGTGCAACAATAGAAACAGTTTGAGAATGCCCCAGGAAGTCTTCACAGCCGCCTCTTCATGTAGCCGAGCAGGTGCAGGTACACCTTGGCACCTGCTCTGAGATACACGTGTGTCAAAAGAGGACTTGTGGCCACCAGAGATGTGTTCAAAAGAAGGATATTCAAGATCTTACTATCAGTGGGAAGGGAGGTCCTTGTGCCGGCCACAGTTCTTTTCACATCTCATAAGGGGATATCACAAATTTATGTGGAGTTTCCCCTGGCTAATCTCTCCTCCCAGATTCAAGCAAATACACTGAGGATTGGGGAGCGTAGCCTCAGGACTTcactcttctt is a genomic window containing:
- the SHROOM3 gene encoding protein Shroom3 isoform X4, with amino-acid sequence MMQISQGTLGTPWHQSYHSSSSTSDLSGYEHGYLRRSPDQYSSRGSMESLDHSSPGYHPCHLSPAKSTNSIDQLSHFHSKRDSAYSSFSTNSSIPEYPAPPFSKEHSCSTDSMQSRGGLQEGMRQADIRYVKTVYDAQRGISEEYEVQSSALLPSCEARASLDGRSHSRLHGFSRHNAAPSWAQPGQCSSDSKSQPPKGPPLPPTRSDSYAAIRHHERPSSCTGLDLNKPGRTQAKGAWPPLVSTLSQGPLLKTPFGEGHLHTVVEKSPESSPTMKPKQSYSQPAQPGQPLLPTGVYPVPSPEPHYAQVPQPSASNNGMLYPALAKESGYSPPLPVSYDKAVASSTLGFDENGSQSTTNRSTIFYQPPAAERKHDAAAKLLQQKPPSAAGPEVCLTTSRKEELLPLYKVAHSNRETAGTAQASKHSLHAPQPHLRDASERKTHYQPKEDWTAESQEDKNGNAQINERDAAAHHQWGHSRAKQYGFSSLQNIPESSRRQSSSEVKEMQPGEGYSNTKLSFLNSSNKEEKDHRGQGQKQWSDMDPQAFARQEEEGTSVSPFHAAEPECEEPPSPQHPKTSDFGRSRLSSSSTQSFPYGKPDAGKPRCSVLEKVSKFEQREQSTHWPQSAGVPSFGQHYGPSRTSQASSTRCSLHSLEDMRSKLREPGQLPSEPGRVSSPSVRNGKLEEADWRPIELQMAASVKQARPSEYYSLCPENEVQIRAAQLPRSKSTFQLGGEPEKEILWKDNVQDAHGSQLDTPFNRAYRNSIKDAQSRVLRATSFRRISPPFGSAPKRTTQRPASAHVGMRSTAASPHTPKERHSITPTEGSLSTLDYTKTQHILRIGGRKRLTAEQKKRSYSEPEKMNEVGISDGEPSPFSFQKRSIHFVFPENTVADRRKIFERDGKASSTASLSKPELKQLQQNALADYIERKTGRRPSSQDVGLLRERSHSSYLQAGGPDSQSLSSASSMNSLQDQNLYRRRESIERISRTGRISSTLPPGLMGCFDMSGDEKKTGHQDSLVTSQPKTERCRDYRAKTELTKGTQTDPLGMQGQPHYRKQEQVFETHSTTRKSGKSVSVEDLLDRYDNQTVPVHVRSRSSPTADKKHQDLLRREGSEFGPMVRDPFYVVSAGTRSFSKKERSHSEKMAFTSYYPHPRHSSEVVTGSAMLTENHKLSELSRPDSRTSAFVPSPTEARSHYPEQKQGFKPLFLNLTPSGSDQSSPNTPTQTPSDFQSAGDGQGLRQHHAKRDAVPPEGNGNIQAQCLDGVQDRSPETPAEEMMWRRKAGLLHRSLPPKVVWAHSVKDNSYPRATVSPPAAGPKFFQRWQSLPTQSSTSSDPETPPPQGTTHLRISESGLQLTPPPLLQDDEDDEVFFMPAQPGVIASPLSPPLPSRPLPELSSCTSANGTEEFPPTPPPVALEGNGAAGDKSTRLTEEAKVSFKSFPKAPAEREITGLGTSIGENNWPLSPPASKRTSSPSAVDKQHPLPASTEGPPSADRQPITQPEGNHREPAVITGESENGSLDSGILSAAPPVKTKKKTPEDIKSEALAKEIVHKDKSLADILDPDSKMKTTMDLMEGLFPSGTSLLKESNMKRKMTQKKVSRTAVEDDMREEKEAPVTLVTCPAYYSVSAPKAELLNKIKDLPEEVGEEEELLDINEKKAELIGSLTHKLEILKEAKEGLLADIKMNNALGEEVELLISKLCKPNEFDKYKMFIGDLDKVVNLLLSLSGRLARVENVLSSLGENANSEERSSLNEKRKLLAGQHEDARELKENLDRRERVVLEILGNYLSEEQLQDYQHFVKMKSALLIEQRELDDKIKLGQEQLKCLMESLPTDFTPRDATAAAALAAALATSAGVGGKTPPAVSSSL